From Streptomyces durmitorensis, a single genomic window includes:
- a CDS encoding MFS transporter has translation MTTPAVTTPRIPEAVHRRRWAILGVLMLSLLIVVLDNSILNVAIKTISTPEPTGLGATQGDLEWAINSYTLVFAGLLFTAGLLGDRLGRKRMLLVGLAVFGIGSALAAESGSPVQLILFRAVMGLGAAFVMPATLAVLMNVFERDEQPKAIGIWAGGVGLAIAIGPITGGVLLDHFWWGSVFLVNVPIVIVAIGLMIWLVPESRDPKPGRIDLVGVALSVVGLVLLVYGIIKGGQLADFTDPAALATIVAGIAVLVGFVLYEKRSDHPSIDISYFKNRVFSAAISSLALVFFALMGVTFFAVFYTQSVRGYSPLQTGLLMLPLAAAQLIFAPRARLVVDRFGVRAVCSGGLLLLAAMLAAFTILEADTPIWILEVMFFLMGTGMAHIMTPASVVIMQALPREKAGSASALSNTFRQVGGALGIAVLGSVLSAAYRSGVEDKLTLLPADVRHTAGESIEATLGVAAKLGPRGEPLVTAAHDSFLHAMHVTALCGAGVALIGVVVVALFLPGRTPQEPQVRPKDADPVGAGH, from the coding sequence ATGACTACTCCCGCCGTCACCACTCCACGCATACCGGAGGCCGTCCACCGGCGCCGTTGGGCGATCCTCGGCGTCCTGATGCTGAGCCTGCTGATCGTGGTGCTCGACAACTCGATCCTGAACGTCGCCATCAAGACGATCTCGACCCCGGAGCCCACGGGCCTCGGCGCCACCCAGGGCGACCTGGAGTGGGCCATCAACTCCTACACACTGGTCTTCGCCGGGCTGCTCTTCACGGCGGGTCTGCTCGGCGACCGGCTCGGCCGCAAGCGGATGCTGCTCGTGGGCCTCGCCGTCTTCGGCATCGGCTCCGCGCTCGCCGCCGAGTCCGGCTCACCCGTCCAACTCATCCTGTTCCGCGCGGTGATGGGCCTCGGCGCCGCCTTCGTGATGCCCGCCACCCTCGCCGTCCTGATGAACGTCTTCGAGCGCGACGAGCAGCCCAAGGCCATCGGCATCTGGGCGGGCGGCGTCGGCCTCGCCATCGCGATCGGGCCCATCACCGGCGGCGTACTGCTCGACCACTTCTGGTGGGGCTCGGTCTTCCTGGTGAACGTGCCGATCGTCATCGTCGCGATCGGCCTGATGATCTGGCTCGTCCCCGAATCGCGCGACCCCAAGCCGGGCCGCATCGACCTGGTGGGCGTGGCCCTGTCCGTCGTCGGCCTCGTCCTGCTCGTCTACGGCATCATCAAGGGCGGCCAGCTCGCCGACTTCACCGACCCCGCCGCCCTCGCGACCATCGTGGCGGGCATCGCCGTACTCGTCGGCTTCGTGCTCTACGAGAAGCGCAGCGACCACCCGTCCATCGACATCTCGTACTTCAAGAACCGCGTCTTCTCGGCGGCGATCAGCTCCCTCGCGCTCGTCTTCTTCGCGCTGATGGGCGTGACGTTCTTCGCGGTCTTCTACACGCAGAGCGTGCGCGGCTACTCGCCGCTGCAGACCGGCCTGTTGATGCTGCCGCTCGCCGCGGCACAGCTCATCTTCGCGCCGCGCGCCCGCCTCGTCGTCGACCGCTTCGGGGTGCGCGCCGTGTGCTCGGGCGGGCTGCTGCTCCTGGCCGCGATGCTCGCCGCCTTCACGATCCTTGAGGCCGATACGCCGATCTGGATCCTGGAAGTCATGTTCTTCCTGATGGGCACGGGCATGGCGCACATCATGACGCCCGCGAGCGTCGTCATCATGCAGGCGCTGCCCCGCGAGAAGGCGGGCTCCGCATCAGCCCTGAGCAACACCTTCCGGCAGGTCGGCGGCGCCCTGGGCATCGCGGTGCTCGGCTCCGTGCTCTCCGCGGCCTACCGCAGCGGAGTCGAGGACAAGCTCACCCTGCTGCCCGCCGACGTACGGCACACCGCGGGCGAGTCCATCGAGGCCACCCTCGGTGTCGCCGCCAAGCTCGGCCCGCGCGGCGAACCGCTGGTGACCGCGGCCCACGACTCCTTCCTGCACGCCATGCACGTCACGGCGCTCTGCGGTGCGGGCGTCGCCCTGATCGGCGTCGTGGTCGTCGCCCTGTTCCTGCCGGGCCGCACGCCGCAGGAACCGCAGGTGCGGCCGAAGGACGCCGACCCGGTGGGTGCGGGGCACTGA
- a CDS encoding TetR/AcrR family transcriptional regulator → MIEDGVPLADLSIERIARTAGVGKATIYRRWSGKEELFVDILRGVDGPPPELAGESMRGDLVTLLDHLRRRGVNMRSSALLHNVFAQMKSLPKLWEAYHATVIEPQRRVTLGVLRRGVENGELRADVDIVLANDLFVGPMLVRTVLRSDAPLDEGLAERIVDSVLAGLRPTG, encoded by the coding sequence ATGATCGAGGACGGCGTACCCCTCGCCGACCTCTCCATCGAACGGATCGCCCGCACGGCGGGTGTCGGCAAGGCCACCATCTACCGCCGCTGGAGCGGCAAGGAGGAGCTCTTCGTCGACATCCTGCGCGGCGTGGACGGCCCCCCTCCCGAACTGGCGGGGGAGTCCATGCGCGGGGATCTCGTCACGCTCCTCGACCATCTGCGCAGGCGCGGCGTGAACATGAGGTCATCCGCGCTCCTGCACAACGTCTTCGCGCAGATGAAGAGCCTGCCGAAGCTGTGGGAGGCGTACCACGCGACGGTCATCGAGCCGCAGCGCCGCGTCACGCTCGGCGTGCTGCGGCGCGGCGTCGAGAACGGCGAACTGCGCGCGGACGTCGACATCGTCCTCGCCAACGACCTCTTCGTCGGACCCATGCTCGTGCGCACCGTCCTGCGCTCCGACGCGCCGCTCGACGAGGGTCTCGCCGAGCGGATCGTGGACTCCGTGCTCGCGGGCCTGCGGCCCACGGGGTGA
- a CDS encoding endonuclease/exonuclease/phosphatase family protein, whose product MAQAYVTETGNGGSGPDRQGSRFRRLVDGWRGDRGIWRRGLVTAGVAVLLALVMLFHAQIPNGVGNLGSLIETFLPWLGILVPVLLVIGFVRKSATALIAVLLPAVIWVSSFGGLISDKSGAGGDLTVATHNVNAENADPSGTARDVAASGADVVALEELTADAVPTYEKALAGTYKYHSVQGTVGLWSKYPLTGTEPVDIKLGWTRAMRTTVASPKGEVAVYVAHLPSVRVKLDAGFTANQRDASADALGEAIADEQISKVVLLGDLNGTMNDRALNAVTSQMRSTQGAAGDGFGFSWPASFPMARIDQIMVKGVEPMSSWTLPETASDHLPIAARVEL is encoded by the coding sequence ATGGCGCAGGCGTATGTGACGGAAACGGGCAACGGCGGCTCGGGGCCTGACCGCCAGGGGTCCCGGTTCCGGCGCCTGGTCGACGGATGGCGCGGCGACCGGGGCATCTGGAGGCGCGGGCTCGTCACGGCCGGGGTCGCGGTCCTTCTCGCGCTGGTGATGCTCTTCCACGCGCAGATCCCGAACGGCGTCGGCAACCTCGGCAGCCTCATCGAGACGTTCCTGCCCTGGCTCGGCATCCTCGTACCGGTGCTGCTTGTCATCGGCTTCGTCCGCAAGTCCGCCACCGCGCTGATCGCCGTGCTGCTTCCGGCGGTCATCTGGGTGAGCTCCTTCGGCGGCCTGATCTCCGACAAGTCCGGCGCCGGCGGCGACCTGACGGTCGCCACCCACAACGTGAACGCGGAGAACGCCGACCCGTCGGGCACCGCCCGTGACGTCGCCGCGTCCGGCGCCGATGTCGTGGCCCTGGAGGAGCTCACGGCGGACGCCGTCCCGACGTACGAGAAGGCCCTGGCCGGCACCTACAAGTACCACTCGGTGCAGGGCACGGTCGGCCTGTGGAGCAAGTATCCGCTGACCGGCACCGAGCCCGTCGACATCAAGCTGGGCTGGACGCGCGCGATGCGGACGACGGTCGCCAGCCCCAAGGGCGAGGTCGCCGTCTACGTCGCCCACCTGCCGTCGGTGCGGGTCAAGCTGGACGCGGGCTTCACCGCCAACCAGCGGGACGCGAGCGCGGACGCCCTTGGCGAGGCGATCGCCGACGAGCAGATCTCCAAGGTCGTGCTGCTCGGCGACCTGAACGGCACGATGAACGACCGCGCCCTGAACGCGGTCACCTCGCAGATGCGGTCCACGCAGGGCGCGGCGGGCGACGGCTTCGGCTTCAGCTGGCCCGCGTCGTTCCCGATGGCGCGGATCGACCAGATCATGGTGAAGGGCGTCGAGCCGATGTCGTCGTGGACGCTGCCGGAGACGGCCAGCGACCACCTGCCGATCGCGGCGCGCGTCGAGCTCTGA
- the panB gene encoding 3-methyl-2-oxobutanoate hydroxymethyltransferase produces the protein MTQLSAAQNQPAGPSASQSTDSSKALYGGKSTRRITVRDIAAAKERGEKWPMLTAYDAMTASVFDEAGIPVMLVGDSAGNCHLGYETTVPVTLDEMTMLSAAVVRGTSRALIVGDLPFGSYQEGPVQALRSATRLVKEAGVGAVKLEGGERSLAQTELLVSSGIPVMSHLGLTPQSVNTMGYRVQGRGDEAAHRLLSDAKAAQDAGAFAVVLELVPAELAAEVTRSLHIPTVGIGAGAGCDAQVLVWTDMLGLTGGKMPRFVKQYADLRGVMSGAAKAFAEDVVGGTFPAAEHSVH, from the coding sequence ATGACGCAACTTTCGGCTGCCCAGAACCAGCCTGCGGGGCCCTCCGCGAGCCAGTCCACCGACAGCAGCAAGGCGCTGTACGGAGGCAAGAGCACCCGCCGCATCACCGTGCGGGACATCGCCGCCGCCAAGGAGCGGGGCGAGAAGTGGCCCATGCTCACCGCGTACGACGCGATGACCGCGTCCGTGTTCGACGAGGCGGGCATCCCCGTGATGCTGGTCGGCGACTCGGCGGGCAACTGTCACCTCGGGTACGAGACGACCGTGCCCGTCACCCTCGACGAGATGACCATGCTCTCCGCCGCCGTCGTACGGGGCACGTCGCGTGCCCTGATCGTCGGCGACCTGCCCTTCGGGTCCTACCAGGAAGGCCCGGTCCAGGCCCTTCGCTCGGCGACGCGCCTGGTGAAGGAGGCCGGGGTCGGCGCGGTGAAGCTGGAGGGCGGCGAACGCTCGCTCGCCCAGACCGAGCTGCTCGTCTCCTCGGGCATCCCCGTCATGTCCCACCTCGGCCTGACGCCGCAGTCCGTGAACACCATGGGCTACCGCGTCCAGGGCCGCGGCGACGAGGCGGCGCACCGCCTGCTGAGCGACGCGAAGGCCGCGCAGGACGCGGGCGCGTTCGCGGTGGTCCTCGAACTGGTCCCCGCGGAGCTTGCGGCCGAGGTCACCCGGTCCCTGCACATCCCGACGGTCGGCATCGGCGCGGGCGCGGGCTGCGACGCGCAGGTCCTGGTCTGGACGGACATGCTGGGCCTGACCGGCGGCAAGATGCCGCGCTTCGTGAAGCAGTACGCGGATCTGCGGGGCGTGATGAGCGGCGCGGCCAAGGCGTTCGCGGAGGACGTGGTGGGCGGTACGTTCCCCGCCGCGGAGCACTCGGTCCACTAG
- a CDS encoding MFS transporter, with protein sequence MPLALLALAVGAFGIGTTEFVMMGLLPNVADDLDISIPTAGHLVSAYALGVVIGAPLLAAVTARMPRRRVLIGLMVLFVAGNALSAAAPDYHWLMAARFLSGLPHGAFFGVGAVVATGLVAPERKARSVSLMFLGLTVANIVGVPVATAMGQQLGWRATFLAVSAIGLAAIATLAFFVPADHGHGESGGLRGELRALGSVPVWLALGTTVAGFGALFSAYSYVTPMLTDAAGYAESSVTLLLALFGVGATAGNLLGGRLADHSLRGTLFGGLTALVVVLALFPVLMGTAWSAALAVTLLGMAAFTTGSPLQLMVMEKASAAPSLASSANQAAFNLANAGGAWVGGLALAAGFGVTSPAVVGAGLAVLGLAVAGVAYLVDLRSPVSGGGRLVAAHPVSDRERSHAG encoded by the coding sequence ATGCCCCTGGCCCTGCTCGCCCTAGCCGTGGGCGCCTTCGGCATCGGTACGACCGAGTTCGTGATGATGGGCCTGCTGCCCAACGTCGCGGACGACCTGGACATATCCATCCCCACCGCCGGGCACCTGGTCTCGGCGTACGCCCTGGGTGTCGTCATCGGCGCCCCGCTGCTCGCCGCGGTCACCGCGCGGATGCCCCGCCGCCGGGTCCTGATCGGCCTGATGGTGCTCTTCGTCGCCGGGAACGCGCTGTCGGCGGCGGCCCCCGACTACCACTGGCTGATGGCCGCCCGCTTCCTGAGCGGCCTTCCGCACGGCGCGTTCTTCGGCGTCGGCGCGGTGGTCGCCACCGGTCTGGTGGCTCCCGAGCGCAAGGCGCGCTCCGTCTCGCTGATGTTCCTCGGCCTGACCGTCGCCAACATCGTGGGCGTGCCCGTGGCCACGGCCATGGGGCAGCAGCTCGGCTGGCGCGCGACGTTCCTCGCGGTCAGCGCGATCGGCCTCGCGGCGATCGCCACGCTGGCCTTCTTCGTGCCCGCCGACCACGGCCACGGCGAGAGCGGCGGCCTGCGCGGGGAGCTTCGCGCGCTGGGCAGCGTTCCGGTGTGGCTCGCGCTCGGTACGACCGTCGCGGGCTTCGGGGCGCTCTTCTCCGCGTACAGCTATGTGACGCCCATGCTCACGGACGCGGCGGGCTACGCCGAATCCAGCGTTACGTTGCTGCTCGCGCTGTTCGGTGTCGGCGCGACCGCGGGCAACCTGCTCGGCGGCCGGCTCGCCGACCACTCCCTGCGGGGCACGCTCTTCGGCGGACTCACGGCGCTCGTCGTGGTCCTCGCCCTGTTCCCGGTCCTGATGGGGACGGCGTGGAGCGCGGCGCTCGCGGTGACGCTGCTCGGCATGGCGGCGTTCACCACGGGTTCGCCCCTGCAGCTGATGGTCATGGAGAAGGCGTCCGCGGCCCCGTCCCTTGCCTCGTCCGCGAACCAGGCCGCGTTCAACCTCGCCAACGCGGGCGGCGCGTGGGTCGGCGGCCTCGCCCTCGCGGCGGGCTTCGGGGTGACCTCACCGGCGGTGGTGGGCGCGGGCCTCGCGGTCCTTGGGCTCGCCGTGGCGGGGGTGGCGTATCTGGTGGACCTGCGGTCGCCTGTCTCCGGCGGTGGCCGCTTGGTGGCGGCGCACCCGGTGTCCGATCGTGAGAGGTCCCACGCCGGGTAA
- a CDS encoding NAD+ synthase: MPQLRLALNQIDSTVGDLAGNVEAIVRWTRHSAEQGAHLVAFPEMALTGYPVEDLALRSSFVDASRQALRALAVRLNDEGYGELPVVVGYLDRTEEAKPKYGQPAGAPRDAAAVLHRGEAVLTYSKHHLPNYGVFDEFRYFVPGETLPIVRVHGVDVALAICEDLWQDGGRVPAARTAGAGLLLSINASPYEQNKDDVRLELVRKRAQEAGCTTAYLAMIGGQDEIVFDGDSVVVDRDGEVIARAPQFAEGCVVLDLELPAAAAEPPSGVVDDGLRIEHVTLSDEPLAAYEPELTGGYAERLDDDEEVYSALVVGLRAYAAKNGFSSVLIGLSGGIDSALTAAIACDALGAQNVYGVAMPSRYSSDHSISDAEDLARRTGLNFRTVPIAPMFDAYMGSLGLTGLAEENLQSRLRGTMLMALSNQEGHIVLAPGNKSELAVGYSTLYGDSVGAYGPIKDVYKSLIFRLAEWRNRAALERGQTPPIPENSISKPPSAELRPGQVDTDSLPDYPVLDAILAMYVDRDQGADTIVAAGYDRELVVKTLRMVDTAEYKRRQYPPGTKISAKGFGKDRRLPITNRWRESV; encoded by the coding sequence GTGCCTCAACTACGCCTCGCACTGAATCAGATCGACTCGACCGTCGGCGATCTCGCCGGGAACGTCGAGGCCATCGTCCGCTGGACCCGGCACTCCGCCGAGCAGGGAGCGCACCTCGTCGCGTTCCCCGAGATGGCGCTCACCGGCTATCCCGTCGAGGACCTCGCCCTGCGGTCGTCCTTCGTCGACGCCTCGCGTCAGGCGCTCCGGGCGCTCGCCGTGCGGCTGAACGACGAGGGGTACGGCGAGCTGCCGGTCGTCGTCGGCTATCTCGACCGCACCGAGGAGGCCAAGCCGAAGTACGGCCAGCCCGCGGGCGCGCCGCGTGACGCCGCCGCCGTGCTGCACCGCGGCGAGGCCGTCCTGACGTACTCCAAGCACCACCTGCCGAATTACGGCGTCTTCGACGAGTTCCGCTACTTCGTGCCGGGCGAGACCCTGCCGATCGTGCGCGTGCACGGCGTCGACGTCGCACTCGCCATCTGCGAGGACCTCTGGCAGGACGGCGGCCGCGTCCCGGCGGCGCGCACCGCGGGGGCGGGGCTCCTGCTCTCCATCAACGCGTCGCCGTACGAGCAGAACAAGGACGACGTGCGGCTCGAACTGGTGCGCAAGCGTGCGCAGGAGGCCGGTTGCACCACCGCCTACCTCGCCATGATCGGCGGTCAGGACGAGATCGTCTTCGACGGCGACTCGGTCGTCGTGGACCGGGACGGCGAAGTCATCGCGCGGGCACCGCAGTTCGCCGAGGGGTGCGTGGTCCTCGATCTGGAGCTGCCCGCCGCCGCGGCAGAGCCGCCGTCGGGCGTCGTGGACGACGGACTGCGGATCGAGCACGTCACGCTCTCCGATGAGCCCCTCGCCGCGTACGAGCCGGAGCTCACCGGTGGGTACGCCGAGCGGCTCGACGACGACGAGGAGGTGTACTCGGCGCTGGTCGTGGGGCTGCGTGCGTACGCCGCGAAGAACGGATTCAGCAGCGTGCTGATCGGCCTCTCCGGAGGCATCGACTCCGCGCTCACCGCCGCGATCGCCTGCGACGCGCTCGGCGCCCAGAACGTGTACGGCGTGGCCATGCCGTCCCGCTACTCGTCGGACCACTCCATCAGCGACGCGGAAGACCTGGCCCGGCGTACGGGGCTGAACTTCCGGACCGTGCCGATCGCCCCGATGTTCGACGCGTACATGGGGTCGCTCGGGCTGACCGGGCTCGCCGAGGAGAACCTCCAGTCACGCCTGCGCGGCACGATGCTGATGGCCCTGTCCAACCAGGAGGGCCACATCGTCCTCGCCCCGGGCAACAAGTCCGAGCTGGCGGTGGGGTACTCGACGCTCTACGGCGACTCGGTCGGGGCGTACGGACCGATCAAGGACGTCTACAAGTCCCTGATCTTCCGGCTCGCCGAGTGGCGCAACCGCGCGGCGCTGGAGCGTGGGCAGACGCCGCCCATCCCGGAGAACTCCATCAGCAAGCCGCCGAGCGCCGAGCTGCGTCCCGGTCAGGTGGACACGGACTCGCTGCCGGACTATCCCGTGCTCGACGCGATCCTGGCGATGTACGTCGACCGCGACCAGGGCGCGGACACGATCGTCGCCGCCGGGTACGACCGGGAGCTCGTCGTCAAGACGCTGCGGATGGTGGACACCGCCGAGTACAAGCGGCGGCAGTACCCGCCGGGCACGAAGATCTCCGCGAAGGGCTTCGGCAAGGACCGGCGGCTGCCGATCACGAATCGTTGGCGGGAGTCCGTCTGA